The Hypanus sabinus isolate sHypSab1 chromosome 24, sHypSab1.hap1, whole genome shotgun sequence genome contains the following window.
CATTTCTATAGGTTTCAAGTCAGGCCATTGTCCCGGCCATTTCGAatcatgaattttcttctttttaaaccactctgttgttgatttactcttgtctttcggatcattgtcttTTTACAGTATCTAACTTCTATTAACATCTTGATACAATttggaattcattgttccctcaaagaTTACAAGCTGTCTGAGTCCTGTGGAAGGAAAGCAGCTCAAATCATGATGCCCCTTGCACTATGACTCACAGTTCGGACTGGGTTTTAGTGTGGGTTGATGTGAGGTTTGGTGATAGggatttctgccaaaaagttcaatttttgtttcaactGTTCATGGAACATCTTCCCAGAGCATTGTTGAACACCCAGATGGTCTTTTGCTAACTTGAGTTGTGCAGCACTGTGTTCTGGAGAGCAGTAGTTTCGTCCGAGGTGTCCTTTCATTCtggtcagtgtttttttttctgatagTGGACACAGTAACGGACACATTAGCGAATTCCAGAGAATTCTGCAAATCTTTTCAGTCGCCCTTAAGCTTCTGTCAGCTCCTCGTGTCAGGCGATGCCCATATGGCCaaaagtgcggagtgagagacactgtaGCGGGTCGATAATTCACGGACTTTAATGCAAGCACTGTTAAAGGGGAATGAAAACAATAAACGCTGGGCCATACAGGGTCGTTAACTAAAATTCGCTAATGGAAAACCAAACCTGCACtgaggctgaaaagaacaactgagAATAAAAAGAATACCTTttgtcttcagagtcagttgactcgacagtccaatttctcaggcaaggaagaatgcaagcaggcagcgaaactttgctgtgtccaagtctcgacaaatacTCTGACGGTACGTATacagttaaatactatcacaatgaaataacaaTTAGCTGACACGTACATGTTCACGAGCGCAATTGCTGCATCTACTGCGTTGATGAAACCGTGGTTGAGCTAGGGGCCCCCTCTCTATGCGCAGCCCCAGAGGCGCCACAAACCTGTCTACTGGAAGTCTTGGATAAAGAACTTGTCCAAGATATCCTTTAGTGATGTTATTAGATAAGTGTCATGGTGTGCAATGCCATTATCGGAGCCAAAGACCTCCATGTAGAGACAAAGCTTTTACAGAGGTAACTCGACCAAGTGACATCGTGAGACTGTTCATTATCAAAATGAGGACACTCTGATTGGAGCTGTTCGGTCATCTGCTTCAACAATAAAGCGAACGGAATCTGTGAGACTGtcaaaataaacttaaacttaagcagaaagcaccaggaacCCGCATTACAAAGAGCAAGTCGCTCGAGAAAAACACACGGATCTCTAAAATCAATAATAAATGTTGTTAAGGAACAATTAACTAATTCAGGTGCTCGAAAATCCTCACATCCCAATGCTCTAATGCCCTGCACAGGTCTGAAGTCGCTCCAGTACCCACAGTACCCGATAGCTGGCACCTGCTGGCCCTGGAAGTCCTGAATACTCGAAATCCAGGGAAGACGCTAGAGACCTGGGGAACTTGAGAAGGAGGCATGGGGAATGCGAGAGGCAGAGATTCTTGGGGATCCGGAGAGACTGGGAGACCTGGGAACCCCAGCAGACCGAGAGACCGGAGAGTCTTGAGAGACTAAGAGACCTGGGAACGCCAACAGACTGATATAAAGAAACCTCGGACCGAGGTTTCATTCAATAAGCTATGGAAACAATCGGGAAAATAAAAACCTTGGGAACATCGAGAAAAATCCTTGGGATACCTTGAAAACATGAAACGTGAAACCAAGGGAAGGAACCTTTTCAGATCGTTCAGTGTTTTAACTCTCGCAAATGCTCGAAAGGCAATTAAGGATGTACTATCAATTTTACAGATCAGGACAGCATAGACAGGTTTATTTCATCCCTAAGCTATTTGGTTCCCTCCAGATCTGTTGAAACTACTGCATGAAAGTTCAATTCTCCCAGTCTGTACCATGACTTTCAGCAAGAGGTTAAAAATATTCTTGGTTGGATTACCTTACTTGTGCATTTGCACACTCCAGCCAGGGATCAGCTTTTGTAACGCTCTTCCGGAATTTACACTATTGACTTGAATGATGAGTTATTGAATCAATTTGCAAGCTTGACTGAAGAGCTCATTTGCTCTGAAAACCTGAGTCACGGGACCAAAAACCTGGGAATTTGGTTAATCGTGGCTTGAAAAGCTTGAAATGGATACCGGAAAAAAACATGGTAGATAGGAGAAGCTCAGTAGGTAGTCATTTGTTCTCTCAGAATGTAGGGTCAGGACATGCACTGAGAGTAAAGACACCATCTCCTCAAGCCTCCAATGTCAAAACGTCACTGCTCAAACTTCGCTGGGTCCATTACTTGCCAAGATTCTTCTGTCACGttggagacagaaacaagagatgAAACATAGGAATTTCAACGGCAAATTGTTGCCTCGACATATCATTCTGAGCAATGAATCTCATGGCCAAATTTAACTGGCCTCTTTCTACTGGATCCATCTTCTGTGGTTGAGTCTTGTTGTCAGCCAATGGGGATATGGCCAAGAAACACTGAAGCGGGTCGATAGTTCAcggactttaatgcgaacagtgttaaagagaaaggaaaacaataaacgccGTTAACTAAAATTCTCAAATCGAAAACCAAGCCGAAGCTGCGGGTGTAAggaacaactaagaataaaacgaATACCGCTTCTCTTCAGAATCAGTTGACTTTACAAGCCAATTTATCAGGCAAGGCAGAATGCAAGCAGGAGGCGGAGTGTTGCTGTGCACAAGTCTGGACAAATACTACGAcgaaatgaatggagttaaatactatcacaatgaaatagtaATTAGCTGACAGGTGAATATTCACGAGCGCAATTGTCGTAATACTGCGCTGCGAATCCGTGATTGTGACACctccagcattgcatgttgtgttCTCTGAAGGATGCAGTCTTTATTGAATTTCTTCCATTTGCAGACGAGTTCCCTTACTGTGGACTGCTGAACACTCtatcggatacgatagggtctgttaagagacttttggataggtacatggagcttagaaaaatagagggatatgggtaagcctagtaatttctaaggtagggacatgtttggaacaacttgtgggccgaatggcctgtgttGTTCTGTAGGTTTTAGACGTTTCAATGTTCTAAttgtttagaaatgcttttgtagcattttcgagcttcatgcatctctacaaacCTTCCTCTCGGGCCCTCTGTAAGTTGTTTTCATCGTGCACATAAACAGACCTTACTTAAGAAGAGCAgattctgtcagtaacctgacattGCATATTTTTAGAGAGCACGGCACCTCTATAACCCACACCTCCGATCTCAGCTCATTGACTGGAACACCCGCCTACAAATGGCTTTTGTGGAAGGCGTTAGCCCAGTGATTCATAcacttttccaaaaaaaaagtgtATTAATGTATAACTCTTGCTCATAAATAAAGGAATAAGGATAATATtttgagttatttatttatttagttgagtctctttatctagttttaggatttaGGTTAAGATGTGATCAAATTTACATCACATTTTTGCAGAAATAGGGAAAATTCGACAGGGGTCACAAaatttctagcaccactgtattacGAGATGGATGTTGTGGATTGTCCTGTTTGTAATAACAGATCAATCGTAATATAATTTCTAGGATTCTAACTTTTAGCATTTATAAAACGTTGTGGTTTCTTTTATAAGTTTGCAACTTGAAGCAAGACTTTGCCGAATGAAGTTTACCAATTAATTCTGGCTgtataagtaatcagattgagttaagctACTGTAGGATCAggaaatgtgttggattgtttggTAAAGAGGTAAGTTCATTCTGATTTTTTATTTCTGTTGCTTATGTATTCATGAGAGAATAGGGGCTAAAGAGCCAGTATTCTGTTTTGGGTGTCAAATGTAGGATATCAAGGTGACCTCCAACTTCCCCAATGGCCACACCTGCACCAGCTCCTGATGCAGCTCCTGAAAGACCGTGTGTGGAAATGGAGCtgtagctcgatgacctttgactTGTTAGGGAAGGAGGAACAGTTATAGACAGGATTTacaggaggtagtcaccccaaggctacaggaggcaGGCAAATGGGTGACTGCCAGGATTGGGAAGGCAGAACGTCAGATAGTGGACAGCGCCACTATGGGTGTTCCCCTCCACAATAAGCAATCAAttttgagtactgctggggggCAATCTTCCTGGGGGAAGTCATAGCGACCATGGCTCTGGCACTGACTTTGACCCTGTGGGGCAGAAGTCTAGAGAAccgaagaggatggcagcagtaataaggGACGCTATAGGCAAGAGGACAGATAGGTGATAGTATGGACGAGAAAAGTTTGTCACCCGGGTGCCAGTGTCTGCGATATTTCAGAAAGCGTCCACAGCCAGAAGTCTagtacatattagtaccaacgACGTAGGTAGAATACGGAAGGATTTCCCGAAAAAGAAGaatgcagggagttaggaaggaagctgagaagcaggaccccaAAGGGTGGTAGTCTCGGGATTGCTGACTGTGCGACGCGACAGTGAAGATATGAACAGAATAAGGTAGAAAATTAATACGTGCTGAAGAAATAGAGCAGAGGGTGGGGATGCAAATTTCTGGAGAAGTAGGATCTTTTCTGGTGcattgtgacctgtacaaaagggatggattACATTTGAATCGGAGCGGGCCAATATTCTTGTGGCAGGTTTACTGGAGCTCTTCGGAGTGATTTAAAGTAATATGGCAGGTgttgggaaccagtatgatagcgCTGAGGATCAAGCAGAAGCTTTACAAGTAGATGACGGACGTAACATGAAATcgtggaaggacaaaccaatgaCTGGATACAAATGCGACCAGAAGAAAGGGTAATATTGTACCTCGGAGGCAAAATCttaaaagggtgaagaatgcaggactgcaGGTGCTATATTTAAATATGCGTAGAATTCGGAGTAAGGTGGACAAACTCCTGACGCAATTACAGAGAGATCGGTATTGTATTGTGGACAACACTGAGTGTCAGCTGAAAGTAGGTAATAGTTCAGAGCTTAACACCacgatatactttgtatcgaatgGACAGGCAGGAAAGCACAGGTGGTAGTGCGGCTCTGTTGGGAAGAGATGGAATCACATAGTTAGAAAAAggtgacacagggtcagagaatgttgaatcattTTCGGTGGAGTTACGAAACTGCAAAGTAAAAGAAACATCACTGAAGTCACatatagacctccaaatagtagccaaggtgTGTTTTTGAGATTAaaaacagagctggaaaaggctcTCTTAATaaaggtaatgacacaattgtaatgggggacttcaatgtgCAAAGGGATTGGAAAATAAGGTTAAGGTCGTGTCGCAAGGgagggagtttgttgaatgcctgagaGAAGGCTTCtttgagcagcttgtgcttgagcctactaaaAGAAAGGCTATCTTGGAGTGGATGTTGAGCAACAACccaatttgagaggaagaagtatCAACCACATGCATCAGTATCGCAATGAAATAAATGGAATTACATAGGCAGAAAGAGGAGCTTGCCCTGAGGATACTGACGGTGAAGACGGCAGAACAGGgaaggctgaagtttctgggaatagttcacaagaccGAGGTAGATATGTCTCACAGAGGAAGTTTCCAGATGGCAGGGCTTGGGATGGAGAGCGATAATAATTCAGCCACAACGCAAGGGCGGACAGAATCAATGTGCCACATGGCCTAGTTCTGATCTTTCTGTTCTGATCATCTGGTTCTTATGTACTGAATTGCTCTCAAATGATTGATTAATGAGCAGGTCTGTTGGTGTGCTTAATAAAGTGATCATTGAGAGTATGTACACATTATATATATTTACATAATATACATTTTGCAAATCTAATGTATAGATTAGATTTAAGTACTCTACTCATGTAGCGTCAGAGCAGTGTATTCAGTCTACTGAATTGCTCTCACGTGATTAACGAAGCGTATTTTGTGTTAATGAACAGGTCTGTTGGtgttacttaataaagtggccactgagcgtatatAAAAAGTATACAAAATACACATTTTGCAAATATAACGTATACATAGGATTTAAGTACTCAACTCATATAGCGTCAGATTGACGTGTTCGGTATTACAAGATCAGTAAAGAGTATAGCAATTGttgaatattgaatattaacGGTTAAAAGTGCACACGGGATGTTCCCAGTCCCCCATCCAACACCAATCCCATCAGAAAGCGAGAGAAATTGAAGCAATTTTCTAATTTATGAAGTCACTCTCATGGGAATGTTTATTAGCTGTTATCAAGAGGAATTGTGACGTCAGTCATTATGTTTGTTTACTGACTGTATCTTTAGTTAATGTCATTCATCATGATTGAATTGTAAACAACATGAGTTTATTTAACTGACTTCCGCGGTTGTACTTCAAGTATATTAAGGACTCCTTCAGAAATCGGCACCAGCGCGATTGGTGTACAGAACGGGTCTCGCAGAACTTCACGGAAAATGCACGCGCCTCCCAGAGGTTTGGTGTACGCAATTTACTACACAGCTCTTGCTGTGATCGCGGTTCCAGGTAAAGCATTTTTTGTTAATTAAACAACGGTGGTCTTGTATCTCATATCTTATACTCTTATGGTCATTATTCATTGCATTTCTGCACAGTGATTGGTTGAGCAGATATTTGTATCAAGCATCCAGTCTACTGGTGTATctgataaagaggccactgagtttTTATACATTATATGCACAAAACACATACATAATAAACATTATATATATACCGTACCGTGCCAAATTCTTCGGCACATAGCCTATGGTGTCCCAGAATTTTGCAATTTACTGTTTATAACGTATAAGTATGTCTATGGCTTCCGTCGATCAGAAATGACCTTGGATATTGTGTCCGAGTTGTCCAGATACACATGCTTGGGCGATACGATTTGTGAAGCAAGCTTGCAGCACGTTCACTCTCTTCACACATCTGATCACCCCAAACGAACTATAGAACTCAATGTATGCCTGTTTTATTGACACCAGCTCCGGATGTTACCCTCGGAGTTTACTACCGAAGCCTGCCCCATGGGTGAGCATAGCCGCAAGGCAAAGGAGGTGTGAAAGCAGAGTTTCGCTTCTCCTAGGTGAGTAGCCATCCACGGCTGACGAACCCCATCTGTCCGAAAGGGCAGGTTTTATTGAGCCGGTAACCACCTTTGCCACTTCTCCAGCCAGTGGGTACGGTTCCGCCGGGCTTTGTAGATGAATGCCAGAAGCTAAACGTGGTTGTGAGAGGTCATTCGAGCCGCACGCcgctgggagcatttaatagatagtgggagctcccccagctataacaaccttaaggaagttTGAGTATAAATATGACTTGTACATTAAGTCATATAAGTTCATACTGTTCTGTTCGACATGGCAGGGCTGTTAAGTAGACAAAATAATACATACGGGAGAGGGAATAATAAGTGTGATCTGACCATATAAGTTTTACGCAGTTAACTGGACGATTTCTTGACACACTTAACGTGCATTATATGATTGACAGTTGATAAAGTAACTAAATTACATTTTTAAATATTGCAAACATGCCGCAGTATCTGTAACAATTGTCAATAAGTTCACGGTCTTTACCACGCTATATTAATGATTGATCCAGTTTTTAACTCCTTATGCATTGCTGGCGCCCTATTTAGGACCGTCGTCGACATTGTTCAAAGTGTGTTAACCGGCGGGCTAATATTCTCTGTATTACGTTGGCACAAAAAGTGAGCAATTCTCTGAGTGTAACACATGGTTCTTGTAGCTTATGTGGCCTTCGTGTCAGCTTGACCGATCCAGCGATTCTCttctgtcctctctcattaacaaggcgtttttctCCGAAGAACTGACCTCTCACTGGATGTTTGATATTTGCTTGTTTGTTCTTCAGTCGACTGTTGCTTGTGAAAATTCCAGAAAACtagcagtttctcagatactcaaaccaccttatTTGGCACCAACTAATGTTCCAcggtcactgagatcacatttctttcccattctttgAACGGGGTGCAAAACATTTTTATGGTGTGGCCCTACCACTAATCGAGGGGTGCATGGACTGCAGGTTGGGAACCGCTCGTCTTGGCTACGTCTGGATCTGTTTATACTTTGGATTGTCACCAATGTTTAGCTGTTCAGATGTTgtcattaacgagcaggtgtataggGGTATACCTAAAAGAATGTCCATAGAGTGTATATTAGATAACTGCGCCACAATAAAGCACAAaagcatttttttgtttttattttaatttctgtACTCGTTTTAGCTCCTGGTCGTTGTGGTTTCCACATCAGGTCGAGACAATCTTCATTGTAAAGCATCAAAAGAAGATTATCAGCTTTTTTTTTGGAGCTGCCATGCAAAATTAATTTCAAACTTCCGAATTACTTCAGCTGCGAGTGTTTTCGGTGATTAATCTCCATTTGTTTCTCCCACAGTTAATgtcgtggcgattgtgatcctgtccagaGGTAACTGCGGCCTGACAAGATGTATCAGCCGGTACCTCGTGTCCATGGCGGTGACGGATCTTCTGGTAATTATCACTGCCgtgatattaaaccggattcCAGCTATTTATTTCCCAGGTAGTTTCCTCTCCATCACACCCGTGTGCAGTTTCAGCATTGCAATAATTTACGCCGCCAGGGACAGTTCGGTTTGGTTGACAGTCATGTTCACTTTTGACCGATATGTCGCCATCTGCTGGCAGAAACTCAAAGTAAAGTATTGCACCCACAGAACCGCCGGCATTGTCGTCTCGGTCGTCTGTACTTTGGGCTGCGTGATCAATATTCCCTGGTATTTTATGAACGAACCAATCTATGTCATTGATAACGTGCCCTGGTATTGCAAACAGAGGGATATCCGTTATACTTTTCTGTTGTGGACTATATTTGATTGGGCCGATCGCGTTGTGACACCTTGCCTCCCGTTCCTGCTTATTATCTCGTTCAACACTCTGACTGTCAGTCACATTTTGGTGGCCAATCGTGCCCGTAGAAGACTCCAAAGTTGCCCCACGGGAGAGAGACAGAGCGACCCGGAGATGGAAAGCCGCAGGAAGTCGATCGTCCTGCTCTTTGCAATCTCGGGATGTTTCATCCTTCTGTGGATGCCATATGTTGTCTACTTCTTTGTTCATCGATTTCAAGTTGGTGATGCAATTATTGGTTACAGCGATCCCAGATATATCCTGATGGAAATTGCCAATGTGCTTCAAATGTTGAGTtgttgcacaaacacgtttatttacgcaGTGACTCAAAATAAGttcaggaaggagctgaagaaccTGATATATCCACGGAACATTTCACATTCGTTGTCTAAGTAGCGGAAGTGGCAAGTTCCtgcaaaagaaaaaatatatgaaATGTGCTAACTCGTT
Protein-coding sequences here:
- the LOC132380739 gene encoding probable G-protein coupled receptor 139 encodes the protein MAGVGNQYDSAEDQAEALQVDDGRNMKSWKDKPMTGYKCDQKKGILRTPSEIGTSAIGVQNGSRRTSRKMHAPPRGLVYAIYYTALAVIAVPVNVVAIVILSRGNCGLTRCISRYLVSMAVTDLLVIITAVILNRIPAIYFPGSFLSITPVCSFSIAIIYAARDSSVWLTVMFTFDRYVAICWQKLKVKYCTHRTAGIVVSVVCTLGCVINIPWYFMNEPIYVIDNVPWYCKQRDIRYTFLLWTIFDWADRVVTPCLPFLLIISFNTLTVSHILVANRARRRLQSCPTGERQSDPEMESRRKSIVLLFAISGCFILLWMPYVVYFFVHRFQVGDAIIGYSDPRYILMEIANVLQMLSCCTNTFIYAVTQNKFRKELKNLIYPRNISHSLSK